The following are encoded together in the Adhaeribacter arboris genome:
- a CDS encoding cold-shock protein, whose amino-acid sequence MKTGKVKFFNESKGFGFIVSDDNSQDIFVHQSGLVHEIRENDRVSFEVTEGKKGLNAVNVERI is encoded by the coding sequence ATGAAAACAGGTAAAGTAAAATTTTTTAATGAATCTAAAGGATTCGGTTTCATTGTTTCAGATGATAATAGCCAAGACATTTTCGTTCATCAGAGCGGTCTGGTTCATGAGATTCGGGAAAATGACCGGGTTTCTTTTGAAGTAACCGAAGGAAAAAAAGGTTTGAATGCAGTTAATGTAGAGAGAATCTAA